The Athalia rosae chromosome 7, iyAthRosa1.1, whole genome shotgun sequence genome window below encodes:
- the LOC105683586 gene encoding inositol hexakisphosphate and diphosphoinositol-pentakisphosphate kinase 2 isoform X1, which translates to MSYTELEYGYQDLKNATRPIFYVGDTKPGQHCHGQSSSLVYHSSVRGELPKGCLDEDSCMGSTTSLDGEGKQVLVGVCAMAKKSQSKPMKEILTRLEEFEYLKIIVFPEEVILKEPVEEWPIVDCLISFHSKGFPLDKAIQYASLRNPFIINNLRMQYDIQDRRRVYSILNGEGIEIPRYAVLDRDSADPKHHELVESEDHVEVNGITFNKPFVEKPVSAEDHNIYIYYPTSAGGGSQRLFRKIGSRSSVYSPESRVRKTGSYIYEDFMPTDGTDVKVYTVGPDYAHAEARKSPALDGKVERDSEGKEIRYPVILSNAEKLISRKVCLAFKQTVCGFDLLSYACFRANGQSFVCDVNGFSFVKNSNKYYDDCAKILGNMILRELAPTLHIPWSVPFQLDDPPIVPTTFGKMMELRCVVAVIRHGDRTPKQKMKVEVRHPKFFEIFAKYDGYKHGHVKLKRPKQLQEILDTARSLLTEIQHRAAGPELEEKQGKLEQLKSVLEMYGHFSGINRKVQMKYQPKGRPRGSSSDDGKTNNRFGEPSLVLILKWGGELTPAGRIQAEELGRIFRCMYPGGQGRHLSGEYAGAQGLGLLRLHSTFRHDLKIYASDEGRVQMTAAAFAKGLLALEGELTPILVQMVKSANTNGLLDNDCDSSKYQNMVKTRLHELLQQDREFTREDREQINPGNALSINAAMNFVKNPVRCCQHVHILIQKLMDIVRIKKDDPKTKDAILYHGETWELMGRRWGKIEKDFCTKNKRFDISKIPDIYDCIKYDLQHNNHTLQFDHAEELYIYSKYLADIVIPQEYGLTVQEKLTIGQGICTPLLKKIRADLQRNIEESGEETVNRLNPRYSHGVSSPGRHVRTRLYFTSESHVHSLLTVLRYGGLLDVIKDEQWRRAMEYVSMVSELNYMSQIVVMLYEDPTKDPSSEERFHVELHFSPGVNCCVQKNLPPGPGFRPHSRNESSHNLGEAGSGAEGSSQCSTRIEEEDAEISSLEDNATSLASQLTTSPIDETEPALPLDNESPKVSRAIDMRDLDPIMDEPFDSGFLQSSAPIPISARTVAGHEAARLGSQLAANQRQRRELEAAGINEQRARSYDHQRQEKPVKTAEKVHYQSLDAVNKEANLNRFRSTIFKSQETVVYPGENFELTKLPTSLGRSFTLADHLGPPEMPVTIICKSKSSSNPLVTFHRVPIAFPDAWCSAQHKTNATHTISMPQLSTQFETFHRSYTEASLSNLRVHARRYRHSVSGQMTYFKMLGYNVSKKLTGSTNSLFSTAVISGSSSAPDLKDMVPQHASAVAAIDGFGGVPPIRPLETLHNALSLRQLDSFLEMMTSLSFFRTPASSPPKYPSPGGSVHGSFLQNLSIGGIIREYNSADNEAIRNQLSPTSPNSAGWSSGAPSFLSSEPSSPAPTSAGECSMSTSLGSNDGMHLFNMVHQFPTTPDVNLERNNVRMGIDHGCRESRGSISFTDYYSNEDGQILRACKEDNSKISKISGWVEDAKIVDNIDEDEDHTLTLRQSEEQKKQDIKFIFEQQENPNPVPSSYGYKKIGRFRVESMEISDDDVRVKDYVAASNSGSKNLGKSTPTKEQHVQDRKVSIPPLSKDSDNDQIRSDRPSTSYRDDSGKSSYSKSQDARQLPVNPESHTNFPGDYSAEISDARHEDPQDPENLLIEPMETTSNDEPNLDQPLEPLLTLASSLNDRANVKIGFDVRNEKMG; encoded by the exons ATGTCGTATACTGAACTAGAGTACGGATACCAG GATCTGAAGAATGCAACAAGACCGATTTTCTACGTAGGAGATACTAAGCCCGGGCAACACTGCCATGGCCAATCCTCATCTTTGGTCTACCATTCGTCGGTACGA GGTGAACTACCAAAGGGATGTCTTGACGAAGATAGCTGTATGGGAAGTACAACTTCTTTGGATGGGGAAGGAAAGCAAGTACTGGTGGGAGTCTGTGCGATGGCCAAAAAGTCCCAGAGTAAACCAATGAAAGAAATTCTTACTCGCctcgaagaattcgaatatttgaaaattatcgttttCCCAGAAGAGGTCATACTGAAG GAACCTGTCGAAGAATGGCCCATAGTTGATTGTCTAATAAGTTTTCACAGCAAGGGATTCCCACTAGATAAAGCCATACAGTATGCAAGCTTGCGCAATCCATTCATTATCAACAATCTTCGGATGCAATACGATATCCAG GATCGCCGAAGAGTTTATTCCATATTAAATGGAGAGGGCATCGAGATTCCAAGATACGCTGTTCTAGACAGGGATTCTGCTGACCCAAAAC ATCATGAGTTGGTTGAATCTGAAGATCATGTGGAAGTGAATGGAATAACGTTTAATAAGCCTTTTGTCGAGAAGCCAGTATCAGCCGAAGATcacaacatatatatatattatcctaCATCCGCGGGTGGTGGAAGCCAGAGACTATTTCGAAAG ATAGGCAGTCGAAGCAGCGTGTACTCCCCAGAATCTAGAGTTCGTAAAACGGGCTCTTATATCTACGAAGATTTCATGCCTACTGATGGCACAGATGTTAAAGTATACACAGTGGGACCCGACTATGCTCATGCCGAAGCAAGGAAGAGCCCCGCTCTTGATGGTAAAGTTGAAAGAGACTCGGAGGGAAAGGAAATACGGTATCCTGTTATTCTGAGCAATGCTGAAAAACTGATAAGCAGGAAGGTCTGCCTTGCGTTTAAACAAACTGTTTGTGGATTCGATTTGCTGAG TTATGCCTGTTTCAGAGCTAACGGTCAATCATTTGTTTGCGACGTTAACGGATTTAGTTTTGTCAAAAATTCTAACAAATACTACGACGATTGTGCTAAGATTTTGGGTAACATGATTCTCAGAGAATTAGCTCCAACTTTACATATTCCTTGGAGTGTTCCCTTCCAATTGGATGATCCACCAATCGTACCCACTACATTCGGTAAAAT GATGGAGTTGAGATGTGTGGTAGCTGTGATCAGACATGGTGATAGAACTCCtaagcaaaaaatgaaggttGAAGTTCGCCATCCTAA ATTTTTTGAGATATTTGCCAAGTACGACGGTTACAAACATGGTCACGTTAAATTGAAACGGCCTAAACAGTTGCAGGAAATTTTGGATACTGCACGTAGCCTACTGACAGAAATTCAACATCGAGCGGCGGGTCCGGAGTTGGAGGAGAAACAGGGAAAACTGGAACAATTGAAAAGTGTGCTAGAAAT gTATGGACACTTTTCAGGGATTAATCGTAAGGTCCAGATGAAATATCAGCCTAAGGGTAGGCCCAGAGGGAGCTCCTCAGATGACGGTAAAACTAATA ACAGGTTTGGGGAGCCCTCCTTAGTGCTGATTCTAAAATGGGGGGGAGAATTAACGCCGGCTGGACGAATTCAGGCTGAAGAACTtggacgaatttttcgatgcatGTACCCCGGAGGTCAAGGTAGACACCTTAGCG GAGAATATGCTGGTGCTCAAGGCCTGGGCTTGCTTCGCCTGCATTCTACATTTCGtcacgatttgaaaatttatgccaGTGACGAAGGCAGAGTCCAAATGACTGCAGCGGCCTTTGCCAAAGGTCTGCTTGCCCTGGAAGGTGAACTCACTCCAATTTTAGTACAAATGGTTAAGAGCGCCAATACCAATGGCCTTTTAGATAATGACTGTGACAGCAGTAAATATCAAAATAT GGTGAAGACACGATTGCACGAGCTGCTCCAGCAGGACAGAGAATTTACTCGGGAAGATCGAGAACAGATCAATCCGGGTAACGCGCTGAGCATAAACGCAGCAatgaattttgtgaaaaatccAGTCAGGTGTTGTCAGCATGTCCACATCcttattcaaaaattgatggacattgttagaataaaaaaagatgatcCGAAAACGAAAG ATGCAATACTGTACCATGGAGAAACGTGGGAATTGATGGGCCGGCGATggggtaaaattgaaaaagatttttgCACGAAAAACAAGAGATTCGACATATCGAAAATTCCCGACATCTACGACTGTATTAAATACGATCTTCAACATAATAATCATACATTACAATTTGATCATGCCGAGGAGCTCTACATATACTCTAAATATCTAGCAGACATTGTGATACCCCAG GAGTATGGGCTAACTGTTCAGGAAAAACTCACCATCGGACAAGGAATTTGCACGCCtttgctgaaaaaaataagagccGATCTCCAGAGAAATATTGAAGAGAGTGGGGAGGAAACCGTTAATAGATTGAATCCTAG ATATTCGCATGGAGTTTCCAGCCCCGGACGACACGTGAGAACGAGGTTGTACTTCACCAGTGAAAGCCATGTGCACTCGCTGCTGACTGTACTACGATACGGAGGACTACTTGAT GTGATCAAAGATGAGCAGTGGCGTCGCGCAATGGAGTACGTTAGCATGGTTTCGGAGTTGAACTACATGTCTCAAATTGTGGTCATGTTGTACGAGGACCCAACAAAGGACCCAAGTAGCGAAGAGCGTTTTCATGTCGAGCTCCATTTTAGTCCTGGCGTCAATTGTTGTGTCCAAAAAAACCTACCACCTGGACCTGGGTTCAGGCCCCACTCGCGCAACGAGAGTAGCCATAATCTT GGGGAAGCAGGGTCAGGGGCAGAAGGCAGCTCGCAGTGCAGCACTAGGATCGAAGAGGAGGATGCTGAAATAAGTAGTTTAGAGGATAACGCCACTAGTCTCGCTTCGCAATTG ACCACGTCACCTATAGATGAAACTGAACCTGCCTTGCCGCTGGATAATGAGAGTCCTAAAGTCAGCAGAGCCATAGACATGAGGGATTTGGATCCAATAATGGATGAACCCTTTGACAGCGGCTTCTTGCAGAGTTCGGCTCCAATTCCAATTAG TGCAAGAACAGTGGCAGGGCACGAAGCTGCGAGATTAGGCAGTCAACTTGCAGCGAATCAACGCCAACGGCGGGAATTGGAGGCAGCTGGAATAAATGAGCAACGAGCCAGAAGCTACGACCATCAAAGGCAGGAAAAACCAGTCAAAA CTGCCGAAAAAGTACACTATCAAAGCCTGGATGCAGTCAATAAGGAAG CTAATCTGAATCGCTTCCGATCAACAATATTTAAATCTCAAGAAACTGTTGTTTACCCCggtgaaaactttgaattaaCAAAGTTGCCAACATCCTTGGGGCGGTCATTTACATTAGCCGATCACCTCGGCCCGCCAGAAATGCCTGTAACCATAATttgcaaatcaaaatcatCTTCAAATCCGTTGGTGACTTTTCACAGGGTTCCTATTGCCTTTCCTGATGCTTGGTGTTCAGCTCAGCATAAGACAAATGCTACTCACACTATTTCTATGCCACAATTGTCAACGCAATTCGAAACGTTTCATAGATCATACACAGAAGCCAGTTTATCCAATTTAAGAGTCCATG CAAGGCGTTATCGTCACAGCGTCTCTGGACAGATGACCTACTTCAAGATGCTAGGATACAACGTTAGCAAGAAACTTACCGGATCTACAAACAGTTTGTTCAGCACAGCTGTCATTAGCGGATCTTCCAGCGCCCCTGACCTAAAAGACATGGTGCCGCAACATGCATCTGCTGTAGCAG CCATAGATGGGTTTGGAGGAGTTCCACCAATCAGGCCATTGGAAACACTGCACAACGCTTTGTCCCTCAGACAGTTGGATTCGTTTTTGGAAATGATGACCAGCCTGTCTTTTTTTCGGACTCCGGCCTCTTCGCCACCTAAATATCCATCTCCTGGTGGATCTGTACATGGATCGTTTTTACAAAATCTGAGCATAGGGGGAATCATTCGTGAATATAATTCAGCTGACAACGAGGCCATTAG GAACCAACTTTCACCGACCAGTCCGAACA GTGCAGGCTGGAGTAGTGGAGccccatcatttttgtcatccGAGCCATCGTCTCCTGCCCCAACATCGGCGGGAGAATGCAGCATGTCGACCAGCCTAGGAAGTAACGATGG AATGCACCTGTTCAATATGGTCCATCAATTTCCTACAACCCCAGATGTGAATCTGGAACGCAACAACGTCCGTATGGGGATTGATCACGGCTGCAGAGAAAGCCGTGGTAGTATTTCGTTCACTGATTACTACAGTAATGAAGATGGTCAAATTCTCAGAGCTTGCAAAGAAGACAATTCCAAAATAAGCAAAATATCCGGATGGGTTGAAGATGCGAAGATTGTCGATAATATTGACGAAGACGAGGACCACACACTGACGCTGAGGCAGAGTGAGGAGCAAAAGAAACAGGATATCAAATTTATATTCGAGCAACAGGAAAATCCCAATCCAGTTCCATCGAGTTATGGctataaaaaaattggcag ATTCAGAGTGGAAAGCATGGAAATATCGGACGACGACGTAAGGGTGAAAGATTATGTCGCCGCGAGTAATAGCGGCTCTAAAAATCTTGGGAAATCAACTCCAACTAAGGAGCAGCATGTCCAGGATAGAAAAGTATCAATACCACCGCTTAGCAAAGACAGCGATAACGATCAAATAAGATCGGATCGGCCGTCCACCAGTTACCGAGATGATTCCGGTAAGAGTAGTTATTCAAAATCCCAAGATGCACGGCAATTGCCCGTGAATCCAGAGTCGCATACGAATTTCCCCGGCGATTATTCGGCAGAAATTTCCGATGCTCGTCACGAGGATCCACAAGACCCTGAAAATTTGTTAATCGAGCCAATGGAAACAACTTCTAATGATGAGCCAAATCTCGATCAGCCTCTAGAACCTTTACTCACGCTTGCAAGCAGTCTGAACGACAGAgcaaatgttaaaattggttttgatgttcgaaatgaaaaaatggggtaa